One region of Sulfurisphaera ohwakuensis genomic DNA includes:
- a CDS encoding 4Fe-4S binding protein produces MNLLILFSIAISMLLVMFYVIYEVKNWRSDRRVLVAIYVEGMMLVMNLGAYLYLLLHDLFLFLVINGAYMIFGLYAILNIKSISRSIVYILFSSFMIISEVFMGSLFYILQTDMPANLDSSVENPWFVTVMVAEMIFTLMVSFKRLDKTLRNYLISLLLLMPWFPVIFSNYAFLFSSIIMIGATILVYETLYNQRLRATQETFTTIELMSIFTLMMIGGFIYFLTFSLTVYDVSMLIAMVWFIYRTVVGPNPRKGNYLKDAKIAFLIIFLTFIMEFFMGGVLDFVMGIFSPGIKGFISSLSLPWTGNILWDGIDIIGSILGSTWFLIMMGIEMGFLAFKKMLEIGVREVKIRMALMILAYAIYSIYIPSFSPLSSSLPFIPYMWSMGIGTLSPVSNSILLGLIGTYIIYAILSFLFGSRNLCAVTCTAPMMYQGNFYDSLKVYNRTSKVGRKLLTSKSKYYRPIALSVSIFVLIAAVISYLNSLGIISFTIFNTDITILIYFIWFDIIWYLIFISIPFLGTFACVTSGYCYWGVFNQAISRIGLFRLKVKNPQQCIECKTVDCANACPVGLTDMRGEFIKKGEFRSIKCVGIGECIDACPYDNIFIYDVRNWIKERFRGK; encoded by the coding sequence ATGAATTTACTGATTTTATTTTCAATTGCAATTTCCATGTTATTAGTTATGTTCTATGTTATCTATGAAGTAAAGAATTGGAGGAGTGATAGGAGAGTTTTAGTTGCTATCTATGTAGAAGGTATGATGCTAGTAATGAATTTAGGGGCTTATCTTTATCTTTTACTTCACGACCTCTTTCTGTTTCTTGTAATAAATGGAGCTTATATGATATTTGGCCTTTATGCTATCCTTAATATCAAATCTATATCAAGAAGTATAGTATACATACTATTTTCCTCATTTATGATTATTTCTGAAGTATTTATGGGTTCGCTTTTCTACATTCTTCAAACGGATATGCCGGCTAACCTTGATTCCTCTGTAGAAAATCCATGGTTTGTCACAGTTATGGTTGCTGAAATGATTTTTACATTAATGGTATCTTTTAAGAGACTTGATAAGACATTAAGAAATTATCTTATAAGCTTACTTCTATTAATGCCTTGGTTTCCTGTGATTTTCTCTAACTACGCCTTCTTATTCTCTTCAATAATAATGATAGGTGCTACTATATTAGTTTATGAGACTCTGTATAATCAGAGATTAAGAGCTACTCAAGAGACCTTTACCACAATAGAATTAATGAGTATATTTACCCTTATGATGATAGGAGGATTTATCTATTTTCTAACATTTTCTCTTACTGTTTACGACGTTTCAATGCTAATTGCAATGGTTTGGTTTATTTATAGGACTGTTGTAGGACCCAATCCGAGAAAAGGAAATTATCTGAAAGATGCAAAGATTGCATTCTTGATAATTTTTCTTACATTTATCATGGAATTCTTCATGGGAGGTGTTTTAGATTTCGTTATGGGGATATTCTCTCCAGGCATTAAAGGCTTTATTTCCTCACTTAGTCTACCATGGACAGGAAATATATTATGGGATGGTATTGACATAATAGGCAGTATACTAGGGAGTACTTGGTTCTTAATAATGATGGGAATAGAAATGGGATTCTTAGCATTTAAGAAAATGCTAGAGATCGGAGTAAGAGAAGTTAAGATAAGAATGGCTTTAATGATATTAGCCTATGCAATTTATTCAATATATATACCTAGTTTCTCCCCCTTATCATCCTCATTACCATTTATACCATATATGTGGAGCATGGGTATTGGAACTTTATCACCAGTGAGTAACTCTATCTTATTAGGTTTAATAGGAACTTACATTATTTACGCAATTCTTTCATTCCTATTTGGCTCGAGAAATTTGTGCGCTGTGACGTGTACAGCCCCAATGATGTATCAGGGAAACTTCTATGACTCCTTAAAGGTTTATAATAGGACATCTAAGGTTGGTAGAAAGTTATTAACCAGTAAGAGTAAATATTACAGACCCATAGCTTTATCAGTCTCAATTTTTGTTCTAATTGCAGCAGTAATATCTTACTTAAATAGCCTAGGAATAATCTCTTTTACAATTTTCAATACTGATATTACTATTTTAATTTATTTCATTTGGTTCGACATTATTTGGTATTTGATATTCATCTCAATACCCTTCTTAGGTACCTTTGCATGTGTAACTTCAGGCTATTGTTATTGGGGAGTTTTCAACCAAGCAATAAGCAGAATAGGGCTCTTTAGACTTAAAGTTAAGAACCCACAGCAATGTATAGAATGCAAGACTGTTGACTGTGCAAATGCTTGTCCAGTAGGTTTGACTGATATGAGAGGCGAGTTTATTAAAAAAGGTGAGTTCAGGTCAATAAAGTGTGTTGGAATTGGAGAGTGTATTGATGCGTGTCCATATGATAATATATTTATTTATGATGTGAGAAATTGGATAAAAGAGAGATTTAGAGGGAAGTAA
- a CDS encoding cation:proton antiporter, whose translation MVSLLVDSLLYLGIMLISAKLAEEAFSRLNLVRFIGPIIVGVLLGPGVLNLVKINIIISFITSLGIVFLLFLAGAEELGEKLKVESKDYFSFLIELSLPILVISILLLYFRIFSLLLVIPLAMTSAGPLTRLLIDLGISKQKIGLALFYQSVLNEIVAVVLFAIFSKFQLLDIISILLVVLFIFLGGGKIAKLLELIEGYVKVREIEFATIVSVIFIIGYVAEVFSFNSAITALFLGFLLRDYLKDRPYLIERLRAFTYGFFEPLFFVSIGLYFVKISPTLLLLSLITFLVTIGSKFFAGLISAKIQGIDPLINGLGTSMKGGVDVSLLISALTSNLITPYQYSFSSLAIAFSSLVLPILFRMKFGKPKIQENKINLQQPVLNIIKNQTVVNCYQTLREAIGIINERGYRAIVVVDENFRPLGYVSVSQLLEIDPSDYEILKVCDIYKNEVKILEKKSKVIDVLRVFRETEEPVVVIVDDDGRLLSVVYERELLRYLTPIQ comes from the coding sequence ATCGTGTCTCTCCTAGTAGATAGTTTATTATATTTAGGAATTATGTTAATATCAGCCAAATTAGCTGAAGAAGCATTTAGTAGACTTAATCTGGTTAGATTCATAGGTCCTATAATTGTAGGAGTCCTACTCGGTCCAGGAGTGCTTAATTTAGTTAAAATTAATATTATAATCTCTTTTATAACGTCACTAGGTATAGTGTTTCTTCTCTTTTTAGCTGGAGCAGAAGAATTAGGTGAAAAATTAAAAGTCGAGAGTAAAGATTATTTTTCTTTTCTTATTGAGTTATCATTACCAATATTAGTAATAAGTATTTTACTTTTGTATTTTAGAATTTTTTCATTACTCTTAGTAATTCCTTTAGCTATGACTAGTGCTGGTCCTTTAACTAGATTATTGATAGATCTAGGAATATCCAAACAAAAAATAGGGTTAGCATTGTTTTACCAATCAGTTTTAAATGAAATAGTTGCAGTTGTTCTTTTTGCAATATTTTCAAAATTTCAATTATTAGATATAATCAGCATATTACTTGTTGTACTTTTTATATTCCTAGGAGGTGGTAAGATTGCTAAACTATTAGAATTAATTGAGGGTTACGTAAAGGTCAGAGAAATAGAATTTGCTACAATAGTATCTGTTATATTTATTATAGGTTATGTAGCAGAAGTATTTAGCTTCAACTCTGCTATTACAGCGTTATTTTTAGGTTTCTTGCTGAGAGACTACCTAAAGGATAGGCCGTACTTAATAGAGAGATTGCGGGCCTTTACATATGGTTTCTTTGAACCCTTATTTTTCGTAAGTATAGGCTTATACTTCGTAAAAATTTCTCCAACATTACTTTTGCTTTCTTTAATTACTTTTCTCGTGACTATAGGTTCTAAATTCTTTGCTGGACTTATTTCAGCGAAAATTCAAGGAATAGATCCGTTGATAAACGGGCTTGGAACTTCAATGAAAGGCGGAGTAGACGTTTCGTTATTAATCTCTGCTCTTACCTCTAATTTAATAACACCATATCAGTACTCTTTCTCATCCTTAGCAATAGCATTTTCCAGCCTAGTCTTACCCATTTTATTTAGAATGAAATTTGGAAAGCCGAAAATTCAAGAAAATAAAATCAATCTTCAACAACCTGTGTTAAACATTATTAAAAATCAAACTGTTGTAAATTGCTACCAAACATTAAGGGAAGCAATAGGAATAATTAATGAAAGAGGTTATAGAGCTATAGTAGTTGTTGACGAGAATTTTAGACCTTTAGGCTATGTCTCAGTAAGTCAGCTACTGGAAATTGATCCAAGTGACTATGAAATTCTAAAAGTTTGCGATATTTACAAGAATGAGGTCAAAATACTAGAAAAGAAAAGCAAAGTAATAGATGTTTTAAGAGTTTTTAGAGAAACTGAAGAACCCGTAGTTGTCATTGTTGATGATGACGGGAGACTATTGAGTGTGGTTTATGAAAGGGAGTTGTTAAGATACCTTACTCCTATTCAGTAG
- a CDS encoding STK_08120 family protein: protein MELEYNFETNAPKDVILEYISNPENLLKYVPAFKSLKRIDEDKWELEVKWLFTIKLKVKRIIGTDEVTYTIEKTEGLIKISSSLRYVILTPKNRNAILKIIFSYEGPFENIAKKQTEEYYRRGVEIFKQDLYRLEGNHLNTQRISAKFDILNMRTILAKEIKKSEIEDILTRAMIESVNSKVLVILSDDKTIVELIFENGSLEDSKGDINNLGENIKVLVKSSQIIETKNRTS, encoded by the coding sequence ATGGAATTAGAATATAATTTCGAAACGAATGCTCCTAAAGATGTTATTTTAGAATACATTTCAAACCCAGAAAATTTATTGAAATACGTTCCTGCGTTTAAAAGTCTAAAGAGAATTGATGAGGATAAATGGGAGTTGGAGGTTAAATGGTTATTTACAATTAAACTTAAAGTGAAAAGAATTATTGGAACAGATGAAGTTACATATACTATTGAGAAAACTGAAGGATTAATAAAAATATCATCATCCCTAAGATATGTGATTTTAACTCCTAAAAATAGGAATGCTATACTTAAGATTATATTCTCTTATGAAGGACCGTTTGAAAATATAGCTAAGAAACAAACTGAGGAATATTATAGAAGAGGAGTTGAGATATTTAAACAAGACCTTTATAGACTAGAGGGAAATCATTTAAATACACAGAGAATTTCAGCTAAATTTGATATATTAAATATGAGAACTATACTTGCAAAAGAAATAAAAAAGAGTGAAATTGAAGATATTTTAACTAGAGCTATGATAGAAAGTGTGAACTCAAAAGTATTAGTAATATTAAGTGATGACAAAACAATTGTTGAACTTATATTTGAAAACGGATCTTTAGAAGATTCAAAAGGTGACATAAACAATTTAGGAGAAAACATTAAGGTTTTAGTGAAAAGCTCTCAAATTATAGAAACCAAAAATAGAACCTCATAA
- the thiC gene encoding phosphomethylpyrimidine synthase ThiC, giving the protein MAIIDDARKGIITDEMKKISLIERISPEKVRKRIAEGKIMLIRNEKYPSKKIVAIGKGLTTKVNINIGTSSEVANLDMELEKVKIANKWGDTLMDLSTGGDLDLIRREIIKHSELPVGTVPVYQVFIESFKHKSGGAYFTEDDLLNTIEKHLKDGVAFMTIHAGLTKDLAIRALKSNRIIPIVSRGGDMIAGWMIHNNSENPYRKNWDYILEMFKQYDAVISLGDALRPGATGDAHDEFQIGELLETASLVKSALEKGVQVMVEGPGHVPLNEIAWDVKLMKKLTGGVPYYVLGPLPIDVGAPYDHIASAIGAAIASASGADLLCYLTPAEHLSLPTVEQVEEGAIAYRIAAHAGDIVKLGKKVRNWDDVVSYYRGKLEWEKMISSLIDPEKAMKVYTQFGKPKVRACTMCGGYCPMMWAMEQVRKISD; this is encoded by the coding sequence ATGGCAATAATTGATGATGCAAGAAAGGGTATTATAACTGATGAAATGAAAAAGATAAGTCTAATCGAGAGAATTTCACCAGAAAAAGTTAGGAAAAGAATAGCAGAAGGAAAAATTATGTTGATAAGGAATGAAAAATATCCTTCTAAAAAGATAGTTGCAATAGGTAAGGGTTTAACAACTAAAGTTAATATAAACATAGGAACATCTAGCGAAGTCGCTAATCTTGACATGGAATTAGAAAAGGTGAAGATTGCAAACAAATGGGGAGATACATTAATGGACTTATCAACTGGAGGAGATTTAGATTTAATTAGAAGGGAAATAATAAAACACTCTGAACTACCAGTAGGTACTGTTCCAGTTTATCAAGTGTTTATAGAATCTTTTAAGCATAAATCTGGTGGAGCATATTTCACAGAAGATGATTTGTTAAATACTATAGAAAAACACCTAAAAGATGGGGTTGCTTTTATGACGATTCATGCGGGTTTAACAAAAGATTTGGCTATAAGGGCTTTGAAAAGCAACAGGATAATCCCTATAGTATCTAGAGGAGGAGATATGATAGCAGGATGGATGATTCATAATAACTCTGAGAATCCATATAGAAAGAACTGGGATTATATATTAGAAATGTTTAAACAATATGATGCAGTAATCTCATTAGGAGACGCTTTAAGACCTGGAGCTACTGGAGATGCTCATGATGAGTTCCAGATAGGAGAATTATTAGAAACAGCGAGTCTAGTAAAGAGTGCACTTGAGAAAGGAGTCCAGGTAATGGTAGAAGGACCAGGTCATGTTCCATTGAACGAGATAGCGTGGGATGTAAAGTTAATGAAAAAGCTTACTGGTGGTGTTCCTTATTACGTTTTAGGTCCTTTACCAATAGATGTTGGTGCACCCTATGATCATATTGCCTCAGCTATAGGTGCAGCAATTGCCTCAGCAAGTGGTGCTGACTTATTATGTTATCTAACTCCAGCAGAACACTTAAGTTTACCAACTGTTGAACAAGTTGAAGAAGGAGCGATAGCTTATAGAATTGCCGCTCATGCTGGAGACATTGTAAAATTAGGTAAAAAAGTTAGAAACTGGGATGATGTAGTAAGTTATTATAGAGGAAAATTGGAATGGGAAAAAATGATATCGTCATTAATAGATCCCGAAAAGGCTATGAAAGTCTATACTCAATTTGGTAAACCGAAAGTTAGGGCATGTACTATGTGTGGTGGTTATTGTCCTATGATGTGGGCAATGGAGCAGGTAAGGAAAATTAGTGACTAG